A single region of the Lotus japonicus ecotype B-129 chromosome 4, LjGifu_v1.2 genome encodes:
- the LOC130714993 gene encoding mitochondrial import inner membrane translocase subunit TIM10-like, translated as MAAPPSALDKEQIFGMAEKEMEYRVELFNKMTQTCFNKCVENRYKESELNMGENSCIDRCVSKYWHVTNLIGQLLGSGKPPM; from the exons ATGGCTGCACCGCCTTCCGCCCTTGATAAAGAACAG ATTTTTGGAATGGCTGAGAAGGAGATGGAATACAGGGTTGAATTGTTCAACAA GATGACCCAGACCTGTTTCAACAAGTGTGTTGAGAATAG GTACAAGGAGTCTGAGCTAAATATGGGTGAAAATAGTTGCATTGACCGCTGTGTTTCAAAATATTGGCAT GTTACTAATCTAATTGGTCAGCTGCTTGGTTCTGGGAAGCCTCCAATGTAA
- the LOC130714992 gene encoding protein STICHEL — MSEMRVSDPSKLHLKKELTQIRKAARVLRDPGTTSSWKSPLSSSRSVAAWKDSGSTRFTATANPNSQLDSALPPSINDKDKRVFLYNWKNYKSSSEKSGVPKYNVEEEEQEEEDEDGDGSSSLLGSFEDSLSDARNACDLKSDAGTRASIFLCGDANPVSKGTPAARRTTPMKKKSKKTNPHLDFLAAKHQHNRQTNLGRKLVSSNSKPLLEGRPSMPFFTRDDLVEHSDDTEDYCHSEDVRGVSGASPLLAKLKNKNWSRSSSKLLRRSRKEDSSYSYSTPALSTSSYNRYCGHRDPSTVGSWDGTTTSMNDGDDEIDDHLDLPGRQGCGIPCYWSKRTPKHRGACGRCYSPSLSDTLRRKGSSMLCGSQTFYPNHRRSFSASNKRRISSRSAQGVLPLLTNSGDVREGSSIGTGRSDDELSTNFGELDLEGLSRLDGRRWSTSCRSQEGLEIVALNGEGEDGSTPDNSRSFSQKYKPMFFGELIGQNIVVQSLINAVSRGRIAPVYLFQGPRGTGKTSTARIFAAALNCVASDESNKPCGYCRECTDFISGKSSDLVEVDGTNKRGIDKARYLLKRLSIGSSSSSSRYTVFVFDECHLLPSKTWLGLLKFLEEPPQRVVFIFITSDLDNVPRTIQSRCQKYLFNKIKDGDIVIRLRKISTQESLDVETDALDLIAMNADGSLRDAETMLEQLSLLGKRITTSLVNELVGVVSDEKLLELLELAMSSDNAETVKRARELMDSGVDPMVLMSQLAGLIMDIIAGSYTVVDVKPDDSHFGGRSLNESELERLKNALKLLSEAEKQLRTSSERTTWFTATLLQLGSIPSPDLTQSGTSRRQSSSKTTEDDPSSASRDVTSFKQKSDLSPASHLKAANGSSVHQKVISSRIDGFIKRPKPSNSPASSTVVSSDDLIVGNAMFRCIDSGQLGDIWAHCIERCHSKTLRQLLHNHGKLVSLCEVEGVLAAYVAFGDGDIKLRAERFLRSITNSMEMVLRRNVEVRIIHLPDEGEIQINPPGENQAESKMASAKEQRRGHMNGTESYSNLPPVLDGKLQSATSSSDIRAEGNVTRERRQDNPMQRIESIIREQRLETAWLQAVEKGSPGSLSRLRPEKNQVLPQDGIYCVDPKEPMDSTRFSSHQHWEDDLNNSLKALSIKNGRVLQKDQISKRADHYPMSPSLLHDNSLATISGKDNLGYESSSRPGGCGFLCWNKSKTKRVVKVKGTPVRARKAGCLTLFGECGGKTKKKERRR, encoded by the exons ATGTCGGAAATGCGGGTGTCTGACCCGAGCAAGCTCCACCTCAAGAAGGAGCTCACCCAAATTCGAAAAGCTGCTCGTGTATTGAGGGATCCTGGCACAACATCTTCCTGGAAATCACCCCTCAGCTCCTCAAGATCTGTAGCTGCATGGAAGGACAGTGGGAGTACAAGGTTCACTGCCACTGCCAACCCCAATTCTCAACTTGATTCAGCACTGCCACCTTCTATCAATGATAAAGACAAGAGGGTCTTCTTGTATAACTGGAAGAATTACAAATCGTCTAGTGAAAAGAGTGGAGTGCCCAAGTACAATGTGgaggaagaagaacaagaagaagaagatgaagatggcgaTGGATCTTCTTCACTTCTGGGAAGTTTTGAGGACAGCTTGAGTGACGCACGCAATGCTTGTGATTTGAAGAGTGATGCTGGGACTCGCGCTTCCATTTTCCTCTGTGGGGATGCAAATCCTGTTTCCAAGGGCACACCTGCTGCCAGAAGAACTACCCCTATGAAGAAAAAGAGTAAGAAAACCAACCCTCATCTTGATTTTTTAGCAGCAAAACACCAGCATAATAGACAAACCAATCTAGGTAGAAAACTTGTGAGCTCCAACTCCAAGCCATTGCTAGAGGGGCGTCCTTCCATGCCTTTTTTCACCAGGGATGACTTGGTTGAGCACTCTGATGATACTGAAGATTACTGTCATTCGGAGGATGTAAGAGGGGTTTCCGGGGCCTCTCCTTTGCTTGCCAAACTCAAGAACAAGAATTGGTCTCGTTCTTCCTCCAAGTTGTTGAGAAGAAGCCGGAAAGAGGACTCTTCTTATTCATATAGTACCCCTGCATTGTCAACCAGTTCTTACAATAGGTACTGTGGTCACCGTGATCCAAGCACTGTTGGATCCTGGGATGGTACCACAACCTCAATGAACGATGGTGATGATGAGATTGATGATCATTTGGATTTGCCTGGCCGCCAAGGATGCGGAATTCCTTGCTATTGGTCAAAGAGGACACCCAAACACAGAGGGGCGTGTGGGAGGTGTTATTCTCCTTCACTGTCAGACACTTTGAGGAGGAAGGGAAGCAGCATGCTATGTGGAAGTCAAACTTTTTATCCAAACCACAGGAGATCCTTTTCAGCCTCCAACAAGCGGAGAATTTCTTCAAGGAGTGCTCAAGGTGTTCTTCCATTGCTCACCAACAGTGGCGATGTTAGAGAAGGGTCATCTATAGGAACTGGTAGGAGTGATGATGAACTTTCTACAAACTTTGGGGAGCTTGATCTTGAGGGCTTGAGCCGACTGGATGGAAGAAGGTGGTCGACAAGTTGTAGGAGTCAAGAAGGATTGGAGATTGTAGCTCTCAACGGGGAAGGGGAGGATGGAAGCACGCCAGATAACAGTCGGAGTTTCAGCCAGAAGTATAAACCTATGTTCTTTGGTGAGCTGATTGGGCAAAATATTGTGGTTCAGTCACTTATCAATGCTGTTTCAAGGGGCCGAATTGCTCCAGTATATCTGTTTCAAGGTCCCCGTGGGACTGGTAAAACATCAACAGCTAGGATATTTGCTGCTGCCTTGAATTGTGTGGCTTCTGATGAGAGTAATAAGCCTTGTGGCTACTGCAGGGAATGCACTGATTTCATTTCTGGCAAGAGCAGTGATCTCGTGGAAGTTGATGGAACTAATAAGAGGGGAATCGATAAAGCTAGATATCTTCTGAAAAGACTGTCAATTGGgtcttcatcctcctcctcacgatatacagtttttgtttttgatgagtgTCACTTGTTACCCTCCAAGACATGGCTGGGATTACTCAAGTTTCTGGAAGAACCACCTCAGCGAGTTGTATTCATATTTATAACATCTGATCTTGACAATGTGCCACGGACAATACAATCTCGATGCCAAAAGTacctttttaataaaattaaagatgGGGATATTGTGATCAGGTTGAGGAAAATATCGACTCAGGAGAGCCTCGATGTTGAAACAGATGCACTGGACCTCATTGCTATGAATGCAGATGGTTCACTTCGAGATGCAGAAACAATGTTAGAGCAGCTTAGTTTGCTAGGAAAAAGAATTACCACTTCTCTTGTCAATGAACTT GTGGGAGTTGTTTCAGATGAAAAACTATTGGAACTTTTGGAGTTAGCAATGTCATCAGACAATGCAGAGACAGTGAAAAGAGCCAGAGAATTGATGGACTCTGGGGTTGATCCAATGGTTTTAATGTCTCAACTAGCTGGCCTTATTATGGACATTATTGCTGGATCGTATACTGTCGTTGATGTCAAACCTGATGATTCACACTTTGGCGGACGTAGTT TGAATGAATCAGAGTTGGAGAGGTTAAAGAATGCTTTGAAGCTTCTCTCAGAGGCTGAGAAACAGTTAAGAACATCCAGTGAACGCACAACATGGTTCACAGCGACTCTATTACAGCTTGGTTCTATACCTTCTCCAGATCTTACTCAGTCAGGCACCAGTAGGAGGCAGAGCAGCAGCAAGACAACTGAAGATGATCCATCAAGTGCTTCTAGAGATGTTACTTCTTTCAAGCAGAAGTCAGACCTATCCCCCGCATCACATCTAAAAGCAGCAAACGGAAGTTCCGTCCATCAAAAGGTTATATCCTCAAGGATTGATGGTTTCATCAAGAGACCGAAGCCGTCAAATAGCCCTGCTAGCTCCACAGTGGTCTCATCTGATGATCTTATTGTTGGGAATGCAATGTTTAGATGCATAGATTCAGGGCAGTTAGGTGACATTTGGGCACATTGTATTGAGAGGTGTCACTCTAAGACATTAAGGCAGCTGCTACACAATCATGGAAAGCTTGTGTCCTTATGTGAAGTTGAAG GTGTTCTGGCAGCATATGTTGCATTTGGGGATGGAGACATTAAACTTAGGGCTGAGAGGTTTTTAAGAAGCATTACAAACTCCATGGAAATGGTTCTTAGACGCAATGTGGAGGTCAGAATTATCCACTTGCCAGATGAAGGTGAAATTCAGATTAATCCACCGGGTGAAAACCAGGCAGAGTCAAAAATGGCAAGTGCGAAGGAACAAAGACGAGGTCATATGAATGGAACAGAGTCTTATTCTAATTTGCCTCCTGTACTGGATGGAAAACTTCAATCTGCCACTAGTTCATCAGATATTCGGGCTGAAGGAAATGTTACGAGAGAGAGGAGACAGGATAATCCAATGCAGCGAATTGAGTCCATCATTCGGGAACAAAGGTTGGAAACTGCCTGGTTACAGGCTGTTGAAAAAGGTTCCCCTGGATCATTGAGTCGTCTGAGACCTGAGAAGAATCAGGTCCTGCCGCAGGATGGCATCTACTGCGTAGACCCGAAGGAGCCCATGGATTCAACTAGATTTTCCTCTCATCAGCATTGGGAAGATGACCTCAATAATAGTTTGAAAGCATTGAGTATTAAAAATGGAAGGGTCCTGCAGAAGGATCAGATTAGTAAAAGGGCAGATCATTATCCTATGTCCCCAAGTTTATTGCATGACAACAGTTTAGCAACAATTTCTGGAAAAGATAATCT GGGATATGAGTCCAGCTCCAGACCAGGAGGTTGTGGATTTTTATGTTGGAACAAGTCCAAGACTAAAAGGGTAGTTAAG GTGAAAGGCACCCCAGTTAGAGCGCGTAAAGCTGGTTGTTTAACGTTGTTTGGTGAATGTGGTGGTAAGACAAAGAAAAAGGAGCGGAGAAGATAA
- the LOC130710194 gene encoding PHD finger protein Alfin1: MEAIPHPVPRTVEEVFSDFKGRRAALINALTTDVDKFYQQCDPEKENLCLYGFPNETWEVNLPVEEVPPELPEPALGINFARDGMHEKDWLSLVAVHSDSWLLAVAFYFGARFGFGKTERKRLFQMINDMPTIFELVTGAAKQSKDQLVANNNGSKFKPSGKSHPSEPQAKGMKMSAPPKEENESGEEEDDDEQGATCGACGENYGTDEFWICCDMCERWFHGKCVKITPAKAEHIKQYKCPSCSKRARVG, from the exons ATGGAAGCAATACCGCACCCAGTACCCAGAACTGTTGAAGAGGTTTTCAGCGACTTTAAGGGAAGACGTGCTGCTCTCATCAACGCCCTCACCACTG ACGTTGACAAGTTTTACCAACAGTGCGACCCTG AGAAGGAGAATTTGTGCCTGTATGGATTTCCAAATGAAACATGGGAAGTCAATTTGCCCGTTGAGGAAGTGCCTCCTGAACTTCCTGAGCCTGCTCTAGGTATCAACTTTGCTAGGGATGGTATGCATGAGAAGGACTGGTTATCCCTCGTTGCAGTTCACAGTGACTCTTGGCTGCTTGCTGTTGCTTTCTATTTCGGTGCTCGCTTTGGATTTGGCAAGACCGAAAG GAAAAGGCTTTTTCAGATGATAAATGATATGCCGACTATCTTCGAGCTTGTGACAGGAGCTGCTAAGCAATCAAAGGACCAACTGGTTGCTAACAACAATGGTAGTAAGTTCAAACCAAGTGGAAAG TCCCACCCATCTGAGCCTCAGGCCAAGGGAATGAAGATGTCTGCACCACCTAAAGAAGAGAATGAgagtggagaagaagaagatgatgatgaacaaGGTGCAACCTGTGGCGCTTGCGGTGAGAATTATGGCACTGATGAATTCTGGATCTGTTGTGATATGTGCGAGAGATGGTTCCATGGTAAATGTGTCAAAATTACTCCCGCTAAGGCTGAGCACATCAAGCAGTACAAGTGTCCAAGCTGTAGCAAGAGGGCAAGAGTTGGGTGA